One segment of Pseudophryne corroboree isolate aPseCor3 chromosome 10, aPseCor3.hap2, whole genome shotgun sequence DNA contains the following:
- the LOC134965177 gene encoding formyl peptide receptor 2-like produces MPKDNVIGLPSRITSGTRVILRYSHVKETKWNPGLDNRMVYQSERDYDYDHTNTTGDNWFNYSYPDDDYWLSPRDTSAVINIIRAMSIIWYSLTIFLGTIGNGLVIWIAGFKMKTVSAVWFLNLAFADFFTCISLPLRISEWALYWDIPYDHFLCKAGITILFINMLSSVYFMTVISIDRLVSICWPVWTKLHRTPRLATMIAVLVWLLCLLISIPHLVFNHGLDDVTECFPKYQNTKEAKLAKKKKAMFITRNICMFAFSFSIIVISYGLILFKIRVIRKSNRSHRHHRPFRVITSVIVCFFVCWFPYNTWPLINIKYQRIDIILTEIFICLAYFSSCINPLLYVFFSHDFKKNFLKSLPAVLEKAFNERSDLNYIDNTGTTSQTLNLDSSPL; encoded by the exons ATGCCCAAAGACAATGTAATAGGTCTGCCCTCCAGGATCACATCTGGGACAAGAGTGATCCTCCGCTATTCCCA TGTAAAAGAGACCAAGTGGAATCCTGGTTTGGATAATAGAATGGTATATCAGAGTGAAAGGGATTATGACTATGATCACAC GAATACTACTGGAGACAACTGGTTCAATTACAGCTACCCCGATGATGACTATTGGCTGTCTCCACGAGATACTTCCGCTGTAATAAATATTATCAGAGCAATGTCCATTATATGGTACAGTTTAACTATATTTTTGGGGACAATTGGGAACGGTTTGGTCATCTGGATTGCCGGCTTCAAGATGAAGACAGTCAGTGCCGTGTGGTTCCTAAACTTGGCTTTTGCTGACTTTTTTACATGTATTTCTCTCCCTTTACGTATATCTGAGTGGGCTTTGTATTGGGACATTCCTTATGATCACTTCCTATGTAAGGCTGGTATAACAATTCTCTTCATAAACATGTTGAGCAGTGTCTATTTCATGACCGTCATCAGCATTGATCGACTTGTCTCCATTTGTTGGCCAGTTTGGACCAAATTACACAGAACGCCCAGGTTAGCCACCATGATAGCTGTACTGGTTTGGTTGCTGTGTCTACTTATTAGTATCCCTCATCTGGTGTTTAACcatgggcttgatgatgtcactgaGTGTTTTCCTAAATATCAGAATACTAAAGAAGCCAAACTGGCAAAAAAGAAAAAGGCAATGTTTATCACAAGAAATATTTGTATGTTTGCATTCTCATTTTCCATCATTGTAATATCATATGGCCTGATTTTATTTAAGATAAGAGTAATTAGGAAATCAAATCGGTCTCACAGACATCACAGACCTTTCCGAGTTATCACCTCAGTCATAGTATGCTTCTTCGTCTGCTGGTTTCCATATAACACATGGCcattaataaatataaaatacCAGCGAATTGATATTATCCTTACAGAAATATTCATCTGCTTGGCTTACTTCAGCAGCTGCATCAACCCCTTACTCTATGTTTTCTTTTCCCATGATTTCAAGAAAAACTTTCTAAAGTCCTTACCAGCCGTGTTGGAAAAGGCTTTTAATGAACGGTCTGACCTTAATTATATAGACAATACTGGCACCACGTCTCAAACTTTAAATTTGGATTCTTCAcctttataa